TTCGGCGTCGCGGTGATGATGGCCTCCGGGCAGCTGGTGTCCACCTTCTCCGCCGCGACGGCACCCGCCGGGACGAACCTGCACGACGACCAGCAGCTGGCCGGCGGCATCACCTGGGCGTTCGGCGAGATCCCCACCGCGATCGTGCTGATCGCGCTCACCCTCCAGTGGGCCAAGTCCGAGGAGCGCCAGGCCCGCCGCCGCGACCGGGCCGCCGACCGGGACGGCGACGCCGAGCTGGAGGCGTACAACCGGTACCTGGCCTCGCTGGAGCGGGGCGCCAACCGCGCCACCGGCTGACCCCCGTACGGGACGACCCGCGACCCGCCACCCGCGTCCCGCCACCGCACGACGCACGACGCACCGCCCGGAACGGCTCCCGTTCCGGGCGGTGCGTCGTTCCGGTGGGGGAACCGGAGGGGGGTCAGCCGATGCCCTGGCGGTCGGGGGTCAGTGCGAAGGCGCGGTTGTCGGCGTCGCGGACGGCTTCGGCGACGGCGCGTTCGAGGAGGGCGCGCTGGAGCAGCAGCGGGGCGCGGCGGGGTTCGGGGGTGATCCGCAGCAGGTCGTCGAGGGCGGCGGCCAGGCGGCGGGTGACCTGGGGCTGGCCGGCGCCGCAGCCGCGGATCTCGGTGAACGCCAGGTCGACGGTGGCCTCCCAGCCGGGCACCGGTTGGACCAGCCGCACCGCGCCGTCCCGGTCGCGGTGGCGCAGCTCGCCGAGGTGGACCGGGGCCAGCACGGCGAGCAGCTGGTGGATCCGGTCGACGGCCTGGACGGCGGTGGTGGGGTCGTTGACGGCCGGGGAGAGCGCCCGGATGGCGATGTCGACGAGCTGGCGGAAGCCGAAGCTGAGGTCCTGGTGCATGGTCCGGTCGACGCCGACGTTCAGCGCGGTGGTGATCCGGCGCGGCCGGGGCGGGGTGCCGCCGACCACCACCACGGTGGGGGTGCCGGGGGCGATGAAGTCGCCGATCCGGGGCACCTGGTGCAGCACCGTGCCGTGCCGCCGGGCGACCCGGATCAGCCGGCGGATGTTGACGTCCCGCAGGACGCCGCCGCGTCCCTCGTGCAGCAGGGTCGGTCCCTCGTGCAGCGGGGTCGGTCCCTCGGCGGCCCCGCCGGGCGCCGGTCCGGCGGCCGGGGCCAGCCAGCGGTAGTCCTGGAGCACCCGCAGCGACTCGCCGGTGACCCGGTCGATCACGTGCGGCACCCGCAGCAGGCGCAGCGTCGCCTGCACGTACAGCACGAACAGCGCCAGGCTGAGCATCACCAGGGCGAGCGCGACCACGGTGGAGACGATCGGGACGGACACCGCGCGGGCCGGGTCGGTGGTGTCGTCGTAGCCGAGCTGGACGAGCAGCGTGTAGACGAAGGTGGCCAGGCAGGTGGCGAAGGTCGCCTTGATCAGGCGGCTGCGCACGTACAGCCGCAGCACCCGGGGGCTGAACTGGCTGGCGGCCATCTGGAGCGAGACCAGCGAGATCGAGAACACCACGCCGATGAAGGTCAGCATCGCGGAGCTGACGGTGGAGACCACGCTCTTGGCGGCCGAGCCGAACGAGAGCAGGGTGTCGGCGGCCTGCTCGGCCGCGGCCTCGGCGAAGATCTCCCGGTCCAGCAGGTCGGTCAGCCCGGCCAGCAGCACCGCGCCGAGACAGGTCAGCAGCGGGGCGAACCAGAACGCCTCGCGCAGGTGCTCCCGCAGCGGCGACAGCGCCCGGTACCGCGGCCGCCGCCCCTTCCCGCCGTGCTGCTCGCTCATCGGGCCAGGCTAGTCGCGGGGCGCGGCGGCGGGCGGGAAGGACGCGGCCGGGCGGGCGGCGGGGCGCGGGCGGCGGCGGGGCGGACTGCGGTGGCAGAGTGTGGACGGCGGCGGTGGGGCGCGAGCGTCGGTGGGCGGGCGCGCGGGGGTGGGGCGAGCGCCGCCGGTTGGGTGCGGTGAGGGGTGCGGCGGTCCGGGGGCGGGTAGGTCGCCCTCCTACGGGCGGCGGTCGGCCGTCCGGCCGCGGCGAGAGGAGCGGGTGTGGACGCCGGAGTGCAGAGGGCCGTCACCGGGCTGGAGGAGTCGCGGACCAAGCTCCGCGAGGAGGCGGTCGTCCCGCTGCGGGTGCGCCGCGAGGCCGTTCCGGCGGCGGACGAGCACCTGCTGCTGGGGGCGATCGCCCACCTGATGGAGTCCCTGCAGGAGCTGACCGACGTCACCGGCGACCGCCGCACCACCCCCGACGCCGGGCTGGCCCTGACCACCGCGGCCGGTCGGCTGGCCGGTGCCGCCGAGCTGCTGCGGGCGGCCGAGCAGCGGGCCCGGAAGAACGCCTGATCCGCTCCGGGCGCTCAACGGGTGGTGTGGGCACCGCCGTTGACGTGCAGGGTCTGCCCGGTGAGGTGGCGGGCGCCCGGCGAGGCGAGGAAGTGCGCGGTGGCGGCGACGTCCTCGACCGTGCCGGGGCGCTTGTCGTGGGTCTCCTCGATCAGGGCGCGGCGGCGCTCCTCGGCGAGGGCCCCGCCGAAGAAGCCGGTGCCCTCGACGTAGCCCGCCGCGATGACGTTGCAGCTGACCCCGCGGGGCGCCAGCTCGGCCGAGAGCGAGGCGTTCCAGGCGGCGAGGGCGGCCTTCGCGGCCCCGTACGCGCCGCCGCGCCGCTCCGCGCCGATCGAGCCCAGGCTGATCACCGTCCCGCCGGGTGCGAGCAGGGCGCGCACGGCCTCGGTGGTGAGGACGGCGCCGAGCAGGTTCTGCGCGAGGTTGGCCTGCCAGGCGGCGAGCACGTCGCCGAGCGGCGTCCCGGTGGCGGGGGCGGCGGGCAGCCCGCCCGCCGCGTTGACCAGCACGTCCAGCGTCCGGAACCGTCCGGCGAGCGCGGCCGTCGCCACCGGTCGGTCGCGTCGCACACCACCCCGTGCGCACCGAGCTCCGCGGCGACCCGCCGCACCGCCTCCGCCCGCCGCCCGGTCAGGTGCACCTCGTCCCCGTCGGCGACGAACCGGGCCGCGACGGCCCGACCGATCCCGCTGGTTCCCCCGGTGACGAGCACGGTACGGGTCACTGCTTCCTCCTGCGGCCGCGACTGCTACGTTTAGCGCTAAACATAGCCCAGGGACAGCAGGAGGCAACCCCCATGGCCGAGCCATCGGACCCGCCGGACGGCTCCACGGACGGCCGCAACGCGCCGGACGGCGCGCCGGACGGGCCTGGGTCGGAGGCGCTGGGGGACCGCTCGGCGGCGGCGATCGCGGCGGCGTGGCAGCGGGAACGACCGGGCACGCCCACCGACTCGATCGAGATCGTCACCCCGATCTGGCGGCTGGCCAAACTCTTCGCGGACGACCGCAACCGGGTGCTGCGAGCCGCCGGGATCGACGCGGCCACGCTCGACCTGCTGGCGGTGCTGCGCCGCTCCGGCGCGCCGTACGAACTGACGACCCGCGAGCTGACCCGGCGAACGCTGGTCACGGCGGGGGCGATCTCCCAACGGGTGGCCCGGGCGGAACGGGAGGGCCTGGTGCGCCGCTCCCCCGACCCGGCGGGCGGCCGGGCGGTGCTGGTCGCCCTGACGCCGGACGGACACGCCCTGATCGAACGCTCGGTGGACGCCGTACTGGGCCGCGAGGCGGACCTGGTCACCGGCCTCTCCCCCGCCGAACGCCACCACCTCGCCACCCTGCTCGACCGCCTGCTCACCGACCTGCACGAACGGATCGGGCCTACCGACCAGACCGCGCCGCCGCAGACGAAGTGACGGCTTAGCGGCACGGCAGCTCGACGGCCCGACGACCTGCCGGCACGGCGGCACAGCGGCACGGCGGCACGGCGGGCCCGATCGAGCCCGGCGACCAGACCGCACCGCCGCAGGTGAAGTGACCGCCCGACCACCCGGCCACCTGTCGAACCGACGGCCCAGCGGCCCGACGACCCGGCAACCTGGCAACCCGGCGGGCCCGATCAAGTCCACCGACCAGACCGCACCGCCGCAGGCGAAGTATCGGCCTGACCACCCGGCGGGCCCGATCGAGCCCACCGGCCAGACCGCACCGCCGCAGGTGAAGTGACCGCCCGATCACCCGGCGGCCCGTCCAACCAGCGGCCCGAAGACCCGGCGACTCGAGGACCCGGCGACCCGACGGCTCGATCCGTCGGCCCGGGACGCCCGGCCCCGGGCCCGGCGGGCGGGGGCTCGTCGGCGGGCCCGGGCCGGGCGGCTTCCTGTCGGCCGGC
This is a stretch of genomic DNA from Kitasatospora fiedleri. It encodes these proteins:
- a CDS encoding SDR family oxidoreductase — protein: MRRDRPVATAALAGRFRTLDVLVNAAGGLPAAPATGTPLGDVLAAWQANLAQNLLGAVLTTEAVRALLAPGGTVISLGSIGAERRGGAYGAAKAALAAWNASLSAELAPRGVSCNVIAAGYVEGTGFFGGALAEERRRALIEETHDKRPGTVEDVAATAHFLASPGARHLTGQTLHVNGGAHTTR
- a CDS encoding DUF2254 domain-containing protein is translated as MSEQHGGKGRRPRYRALSPLREHLREAFWFAPLLTCLGAVLLAGLTDLLDREIFAEAAAEQAADTLLSFGSAAKSVVSTVSSAMLTFIGVVFSISLVSLQMAASQFSPRVLRLYVRSRLIKATFATCLATFVYTLLVQLGYDDTTDPARAVSVPIVSTVVALALVMLSLALFVLYVQATLRLLRVPHVIDRVTGESLRVLQDYRWLAPAAGPAPGGAAEGPTPLHEGPTLLHEGRGGVLRDVNIRRLIRVARRHGTVLHQVPRIGDFIAPGTPTVVVVGGTPPRPRRITTALNVGVDRTMHQDLSFGFRQLVDIAIRALSPAVNDPTTAVQAVDRIHQLLAVLAPVHLGELRHRDRDGAVRLVQPVPGWEATVDLAFTEIRGCGAGQPQVTRRLAAALDDLLRITPEPRRAPLLLQRALLERAVAEAVRDADNRAFALTPDRQGIG
- a CDS encoding MarR family winged helix-turn-helix transcriptional regulator, which produces MAEPSDPPDGSTDGRNAPDGAPDGPGSEALGDRSAAAIAAAWQRERPGTPTDSIEIVTPIWRLAKLFADDRNRVLRAAGIDAATLDLLAVLRRSGAPYELTTRELTRRTLVTAGAISQRVARAEREGLVRRSPDPAGGRAVLVALTPDGHALIERSVDAVLGREADLVTGLSPAERHHLATLLDRLLTDLHERIGPTDQTAPPQTK